One Papaver somniferum cultivar HN1 chromosome 10, ASM357369v1, whole genome shotgun sequence genomic window carries:
- the LOC113318547 gene encoding receptor expression-enhancing protein 4-like, whose amino-acid sequence MGSGSFIALMIDVASGPLLSLIYPLFFTIQAVENGAAADHGPLLKYWSIYSGLALIEYFLEFIIDWLPWDLVMAVINVFLVIPHFNGAELVYQQVKAKFLETNPSSLLSDSPPFLNNLLKDQLGIMESLGKFLNSALQSITSVLGRSREPLSREPLIQSNEFRSMPARPNTHYQNPHTYDVPEDENSGSLRSRSYSMRNPTVNFDSNQDSHVDNGAARSQSMRYPSFNRESSSTNDNSQSNDGRTSGRLKTVPLRGGDYPDSKFAEPKAPKEREIKFRRWGKSKNKPLGKMVIF is encoded by the exons ATGGGTTCTGGGAGTTTTATCGCGCTTATGATTGACGTGGCTTCTGG GCCACTATTGTCTCTGATTTATCCCCT ATTTTTTACAATCCAAGCAGTGGAAAATGGAGCTGCAGCGGACCATGGTCCTTTGTTGAAATATTGGAGTATTTATTCGGGTTTGGCACTCATAGAGTACTTTCTTGAATTTATCATCGATTG GCTTCCATGGGATCTAGTAATGGCGGTTATTAACGTGTTTCTAGTTATACCTCACTTCAACGGAGCGGAGTTGGTATATCAGCAAGTGAAGGCAAAATTTTTAGAAACAAATCCAAGCTCATTGCTGTCTGATTCACCACCATTTTTGAACAATCTCTTAAAGGACCAACTCGGCATCATGGAATCTTTAGGGAAGTTCCTCAATTCAGCACTGCAGAGCATAACATCTGTTTTGGGG CGTAGTAGAGAACCATTGAGTAGAGAACCATTGATTCAATCTAATGAATTCAGATCCATGCCCGCAAGGCCGAATACCCACTACCAGAATCCTCACACTTATGACGTACCAGAAGATGAAAATAGCGGCTCACTAAGGTCTAGGTCCTATTCCATGAGAAATCCTACTGTAAATTTTGATTCCAACCAGGACTCACATGTGGACAACGGCGCTGCTAGGTCTCAATCCATGAGGTACCCTAGTTTTAACAGGGAATCGAGCTCTACGAATGATAACTCGCAGTCAAATGATGGCAGAACTAGTGGTAGGCTGAAGACTGTGCCATTGAGAGGTGGTGATTACCCAGACAGCAAATTTGCAGAGCCTAAAGCACCAAAAGAACGGGAGATTAAATTTCGCAGGTGGGGAAAGTCCAAGAATAAGCCATTGGGTAAAATGGTGATATTTTAA